The Pan paniscus chromosome 12, NHGRI_mPanPan1-v2.0_pri, whole genome shotgun sequence genome window below encodes:
- the KLF11 gene encoding Krueppel-like factor 11 isoform X2 — MHTPDFAGPDDARAVDIMDICESILERKRHDSERSTCSILEQTDMEAVEALVCMSSWGQRSQKGDLLRIRPLTPVSDSGDVTTTVHMDAATPELPKDFHSLSTLCITPPQSPDLVEPSTRTPVSPQVTDSKACTATDVLQSSAVVARALSGGAERGLLGLEPVPSSPCRAKGTSVIRHTGESPAACFPTTQTPDCRLSDSRGGEEQLLGHFETLQDTHLTDSLLSTNLVSCQPCLHKSGGLLLTDKGQQAGWPVAVQTCSPKNYENDLPRKTTPLISVSVPAPPVLCQMIPVTGQSSMLPAFLKPPPQLSVGTVRPILAQAAPAPQPVFVGPPVPQGAVMLVLPQGALPPPAPCAANVMAAGSTKLLPLAPAPVFIASSQNCVPQVDFSRRRNYVCSFPGCRKTYFKSSHLKAHLRTHTGEKPFNCSWDGCDKKFARSDELSRHRRTHTGEKKFVCPVCDRRFMRSDHLTKHARRHMTTKKIPGWQAEVGKLNRIASAESPGSPLVSMPASA; from the exons ATGCACACGCCGGACTTCGCGGGCCCAGACGACGCGCGCGCA GTTGACATCATGGACATATGTGAGTCCATCCTGGAGAGGAAGCGGCATGACAGCGAAAGGTCTACTTGCAGCATCTTGGAGCAGACAGACATGGAAGCTGTCGAGGCTCTTGTTTGTATGAGCTCCTGGGGTCAAAGATCCCAGAAAGGTGACCTGTTGCGGATAAGACCCCTCACGCCTGTCTCTGACTCTGGGGATGTCACCACCACTGTGCACATGGATGCAGCCACACCTGAACTACCAAAAGACTTCCATTCTTTATCGACTCTG tgcatAACTCCTCCTCAGAGCCCTGATCTCGTGGAGCCATCGACAAGGACACCTGTTTCTCCCCAAGTAACAGATTCCAAAGCATGCACAGCCACGGATGTTCTCCAGTCCTCTGCCGTAGTGGCCAGAGCTCTGAGCGGGGGCGCGGAGAGGGGCTTGCTGGGTTTGGAGCCAGTGCCTAGCTCTCCCTGCAGGGCCAAGGGGACTAGTGTGATCCGACACACTGGGGAGAGCCCTGCTGCCTGCTTTCCCACCACCCAGACTCCAGATTGCCGGCTTTCTGACAGCAGAGGAGGAGAAGAGCAGCTTCTGGGACACTTTGAAACTTTGCAGGACACACACCTCACGGACAGTTTACTCAGCACTAACTTGGTGTCCTGTCAGCCCTGCTTGCACAAGTCTGGTGGCCTGCTGCTCACTGACAAAGGCCAGCAGGCAGGGTGGCCTGTTGCAGTTCAGACTTGCTCACCAAAGAATTATGAAAATGACCTGCCCAGGAAAACCACCCCTCTgatttctgtctctgtccctgcTCCCCCTGTCCTTTGCCAGATGATCCCTGTGACTGGACAAAGTAGCATGTTACCAGCTTTTTTGAAGCCCCCTCCCCAGTTGTCTGTGGGGACTGTGAGACCCATCCTAGCTCAGGCTGCTCCAGCGCCTCAACCTGTGTTCGTGGGACCTCCTGTGCCTCAGGGAGCTGTGATGTTGGTCCTGCCCCAGGGAGCCCTCCCTCCGCCTGCCCCCTGTGCAGCCAATGTCATGGCTGCCGGGAGTACCAAGTTGTTGCCCCTTGCCCCTGCTCCAGTGTTCATCGCCTCTAGCCAAAACTGTGTCCCTCAGGTAGACTTTTCCCGAAGGAGGAACTATGTTTGCAGCTTCCCAGGTTGCCGGAAGACCTACTTCAAAAGTTCCCACCTTAAGGCCCATCTTCGCACTCACACAG GGGAGAAGCCTTTCAACTGCAGCTGGGATGGCTGTGATAAAAAGTTTGCTCGTTCGGATGAGCTGTCACGCCACCGCAGAACTCACACAGGGGAGAAGAAGTTTGTGTGCCCGGTGTGTGACCGACGTTTCATGCGCAGTGACCACCTGACAAAGCATGCCCGGCGCCACATGACGACCAAGAAGATCCCaggctggcaggcagaggttggcaAGCTGAACAGAATCGCCTCTGCAGAGAGCCCGGGGAGCCCACTGGTGAGCATGCCAGCCTCTGCCTGA
- the KLF11 gene encoding Krueppel-like factor 11 isoform X3, with product MDICESILERKRHDSERSTCSILEQTDMEAVEALVCMSSWGQRSQKGDLLRIRPLTPVSDSGDVTTTVHMDAATPELPKDFHSLSTLCITPPQSPDLVEPSTRTPVSPQVTDSKACTATDVLQSSAVVARALSGGAERGLLGLEPVPSSPCRAKGTSVIRHTGESPAACFPTTQTPDCRLSDSRGGEEQLLGHFETLQDTHLTDSLLSTNLVSCQPCLHKSGGLLLTDKGQQAGWPVAVQTCSPKNYENDLPRKTTPLISVSVPAPPVLCQMIPVTGQSSMLPAFLKPPPQLSVGTVRPILAQAAPAPQPVFVGPPVPQGAVMLVLPQGALPPPAPCAANVMAAGSTKLLPLAPAPVFIASSQNCVPQVDFSRRRNYVCSFPGCRKTYFKSSHLKAHLRTHTGEKPFNCSWDGCDKKFARSDELSRHRRTHTGEKKFVCPVCDRRFMRSDHLTKHARRHMTTKKIPGWQAEVGKLNRIASAESPGSPLVSMPASA from the exons ATGGACATATGTGAGTCCATCCTGGAGAGGAAGCGGCATGACAGCGAAAGGTCTACTTGCAGCATCTTGGAGCAGACAGACATGGAAGCTGTCGAGGCTCTTGTTTGTATGAGCTCCTGGGGTCAAAGATCCCAGAAAGGTGACCTGTTGCGGATAAGACCCCTCACGCCTGTCTCTGACTCTGGGGATGTCACCACCACTGTGCACATGGATGCAGCCACACCTGAACTACCAAAAGACTTCCATTCTTTATCGACTCTG tgcatAACTCCTCCTCAGAGCCCTGATCTCGTGGAGCCATCGACAAGGACACCTGTTTCTCCCCAAGTAACAGATTCCAAAGCATGCACAGCCACGGATGTTCTCCAGTCCTCTGCCGTAGTGGCCAGAGCTCTGAGCGGGGGCGCGGAGAGGGGCTTGCTGGGTTTGGAGCCAGTGCCTAGCTCTCCCTGCAGGGCCAAGGGGACTAGTGTGATCCGACACACTGGGGAGAGCCCTGCTGCCTGCTTTCCCACCACCCAGACTCCAGATTGCCGGCTTTCTGACAGCAGAGGAGGAGAAGAGCAGCTTCTGGGACACTTTGAAACTTTGCAGGACACACACCTCACGGACAGTTTACTCAGCACTAACTTGGTGTCCTGTCAGCCCTGCTTGCACAAGTCTGGTGGCCTGCTGCTCACTGACAAAGGCCAGCAGGCAGGGTGGCCTGTTGCAGTTCAGACTTGCTCACCAAAGAATTATGAAAATGACCTGCCCAGGAAAACCACCCCTCTgatttctgtctctgtccctgcTCCCCCTGTCCTTTGCCAGATGATCCCTGTGACTGGACAAAGTAGCATGTTACCAGCTTTTTTGAAGCCCCCTCCCCAGTTGTCTGTGGGGACTGTGAGACCCATCCTAGCTCAGGCTGCTCCAGCGCCTCAACCTGTGTTCGTGGGACCTCCTGTGCCTCAGGGAGCTGTGATGTTGGTCCTGCCCCAGGGAGCCCTCCCTCCGCCTGCCCCCTGTGCAGCCAATGTCATGGCTGCCGGGAGTACCAAGTTGTTGCCCCTTGCCCCTGCTCCAGTGTTCATCGCCTCTAGCCAAAACTGTGTCCCTCAGGTAGACTTTTCCCGAAGGAGGAACTATGTTTGCAGCTTCCCAGGTTGCCGGAAGACCTACTTCAAAAGTTCCCACCTTAAGGCCCATCTTCGCACTCACACAG GGGAGAAGCCTTTCAACTGCAGCTGGGATGGCTGTGATAAAAAGTTTGCTCGTTCGGATGAGCTGTCACGCCACCGCAGAACTCACACAGGGGAGAAGAAGTTTGTGTGCCCGGTGTGTGACCGACGTTTCATGCGCAGTGACCACCTGACAAAGCATGCCCGGCGCCACATGACGACCAAGAAGATCCCaggctggcaggcagaggttggcaAGCTGAACAGAATCGCCTCTGCAGAGAGCCCGGGGAGCCCACTGGTGAGCATGCCAGCCTCTGCCTGA
- the KLF11 gene encoding Krueppel-like factor 11 isoform X1, whose translation MKEGRTHLFLHRIKQVDIMDICESILERKRHDSERSTCSILEQTDMEAVEALVCMSSWGQRSQKGDLLRIRPLTPVSDSGDVTTTVHMDAATPELPKDFHSLSTLCITPPQSPDLVEPSTRTPVSPQVTDSKACTATDVLQSSAVVARALSGGAERGLLGLEPVPSSPCRAKGTSVIRHTGESPAACFPTTQTPDCRLSDSRGGEEQLLGHFETLQDTHLTDSLLSTNLVSCQPCLHKSGGLLLTDKGQQAGWPVAVQTCSPKNYENDLPRKTTPLISVSVPAPPVLCQMIPVTGQSSMLPAFLKPPPQLSVGTVRPILAQAAPAPQPVFVGPPVPQGAVMLVLPQGALPPPAPCAANVMAAGSTKLLPLAPAPVFIASSQNCVPQVDFSRRRNYVCSFPGCRKTYFKSSHLKAHLRTHTGEKPFNCSWDGCDKKFARSDELSRHRRTHTGEKKFVCPVCDRRFMRSDHLTKHARRHMTTKKIPGWQAEVGKLNRIASAESPGSPLVSMPASA comes from the exons ATGAAAGAGGGGAGGACTCACTTGTTTCTTCACAGGATTAAACAG GTTGACATCATGGACATATGTGAGTCCATCCTGGAGAGGAAGCGGCATGACAGCGAAAGGTCTACTTGCAGCATCTTGGAGCAGACAGACATGGAAGCTGTCGAGGCTCTTGTTTGTATGAGCTCCTGGGGTCAAAGATCCCAGAAAGGTGACCTGTTGCGGATAAGACCCCTCACGCCTGTCTCTGACTCTGGGGATGTCACCACCACTGTGCACATGGATGCAGCCACACCTGAACTACCAAAAGACTTCCATTCTTTATCGACTCTG tgcatAACTCCTCCTCAGAGCCCTGATCTCGTGGAGCCATCGACAAGGACACCTGTTTCTCCCCAAGTAACAGATTCCAAAGCATGCACAGCCACGGATGTTCTCCAGTCCTCTGCCGTAGTGGCCAGAGCTCTGAGCGGGGGCGCGGAGAGGGGCTTGCTGGGTTTGGAGCCAGTGCCTAGCTCTCCCTGCAGGGCCAAGGGGACTAGTGTGATCCGACACACTGGGGAGAGCCCTGCTGCCTGCTTTCCCACCACCCAGACTCCAGATTGCCGGCTTTCTGACAGCAGAGGAGGAGAAGAGCAGCTTCTGGGACACTTTGAAACTTTGCAGGACACACACCTCACGGACAGTTTACTCAGCACTAACTTGGTGTCCTGTCAGCCCTGCTTGCACAAGTCTGGTGGCCTGCTGCTCACTGACAAAGGCCAGCAGGCAGGGTGGCCTGTTGCAGTTCAGACTTGCTCACCAAAGAATTATGAAAATGACCTGCCCAGGAAAACCACCCCTCTgatttctgtctctgtccctgcTCCCCCTGTCCTTTGCCAGATGATCCCTGTGACTGGACAAAGTAGCATGTTACCAGCTTTTTTGAAGCCCCCTCCCCAGTTGTCTGTGGGGACTGTGAGACCCATCCTAGCTCAGGCTGCTCCAGCGCCTCAACCTGTGTTCGTGGGACCTCCTGTGCCTCAGGGAGCTGTGATGTTGGTCCTGCCCCAGGGAGCCCTCCCTCCGCCTGCCCCCTGTGCAGCCAATGTCATGGCTGCCGGGAGTACCAAGTTGTTGCCCCTTGCCCCTGCTCCAGTGTTCATCGCCTCTAGCCAAAACTGTGTCCCTCAGGTAGACTTTTCCCGAAGGAGGAACTATGTTTGCAGCTTCCCAGGTTGCCGGAAGACCTACTTCAAAAGTTCCCACCTTAAGGCCCATCTTCGCACTCACACAG GGGAGAAGCCTTTCAACTGCAGCTGGGATGGCTGTGATAAAAAGTTTGCTCGTTCGGATGAGCTGTCACGCCACCGCAGAACTCACACAGGGGAGAAGAAGTTTGTGTGCCCGGTGTGTGACCGACGTTTCATGCGCAGTGACCACCTGACAAAGCATGCCCGGCGCCACATGACGACCAAGAAGATCCCaggctggcaggcagaggttggcaAGCTGAACAGAATCGCCTCTGCAGAGAGCCCGGGGAGCCCACTGGTGAGCATGCCAGCCTCTGCCTGA